The stretch of DNA GGTTGAATTTATGACTTTGTAAAAGGTTTAAATTTTTACGTTTGGTTTTCTTAAATCCTTTTTTACGTAATTGAGCATCGCGAAATTCTTCATTCCCTTCAAAAATGATATCGTGGATTTTAATTTTATTTCCTTTGTTAACATCAATCGTTAATTTTACACGATTGGCAGAATCAGGCTCAGATAAAGAAGTTTTTGCATTAGCATAAAGAAAACCTTTGTCTTTATATTGTTTTTCAATTTTACTTCGAGTAGAACTCAATAGATGCTCTGTAACACGTTCACCTGTTTTTAAATCATTTTCTTTTATGATTTCTTCTACTTTATTTTTCTTTACACCTTTAACCTCTACATCCGATAATGTTGGCAAGCCTTCTAATTGTAATCGAAGGGTTATTTGGTCTCCTTCTATTTTGTCTACATAAACTTCAACATCATTAAAAAGACCTGTATCCATTAATCTTTTGATAGCAAAAGAAACATCATTGCCTGGAATGGTAATTTCATCACCTACCTTAAGTTTTGTAAAACTCATGATAGCTCCTTTTTTATACTTAGTGTAACCTGTAACTTTTAAATCAGTTAATTTATAAGTTTTTCGCTCTTCTTGTATTTGTTGTGAAAACACAAAAACTGAAAAAATGGAATAAATAAAGGTTAGATATATTTTTTTCATATTACTTTTAGTCATCATCATTTTTATTACACTAATTGTTCACTTGTTTTACCATATCGTCTTTCACGATCTTGATAGTTTAAAACAGCCTCATAAAGATTTTCTCTTTGAAAATCAGGCCACAAAACATCGGTGAAATACAGTTCAGCATATGCTATTTGCCAAAGTAAAAAATTACTTATTCGTTGTTCACCACTCGTACGAATCAATAAATCAACGGGTGGTAAATTGTAAGTATATAAATTAGCTTCTAAAATTTCTTTATTGATATCTTGAATTGATAGTTTTTCATCTTTAACATCAGAAGCTATTTTTTTTACTGCTTCTAAAATCTCATCATGAGAACCATAACTCAATGCAATAGTTAAAATTGCTTTTGTATTATCCTTAGTTAGTTCTAAAGCCTCCTGTAACTCTTTTTGAACTTTAAGTGGTAGATCGTGTTTATTCCCTATAATATTCAAACGAATATTATTTTTATTAAATTCGTCTACTTCTTTTCTTAAAGTGGAAACTAAAAGTTTCATAAGCATGTTTACCTCTTTCTTAGGTCTATTCCAATTTTCAGAAGAAAAAGCATACAAAGTAAGATATTTTACTCCTATTTGTTCACATGCCTCCATAGCATTTTTAACTGATTTAATACCATTTTTATGTCCACTGGTTCTTAAAAGTCCACGTTTTTTTGCCCAACGTCCATTACCATCCATAATAATGGCAATATGTTGAGGTATATTATTAAAGTCTATTTTATCTAACAATAAATTCATTTAATCACAATAACATGGTGGTCTTCCAAAAGTATAAGCTAAGGTTAAACCTGTGAAAACATACCAATCATTTGAGTTTGTATTTCCAATTTTATAAGTGTCTGTTATTTGACGCTCTATAATATCAATTTCATCCTGTGATAGCGAATTATCTAATACATTTATAGCTATTTCAGGATCTCCTTTATCTAAATTATCTGTAAAAGTAGTTCTGAAACCAAGTTCAGCTCCTATAATCCAGTTATAATTAAATTTATATTTATATCCTATTCCAAAAGGTATAGTAGCAGCAAAATCATATCCTGATGTTGCGGTTGTGACCATATCTGTTCCTCCAAGATCGTTAGTTGATAAATCAATAGATAAATCTTGTTTTTTATAAGAAAAACCTCCAATTCCTGCAAAAAGATAAGGTGTATGAGCATTTCGGTGAATTCCGTTAAAATCGAAGAAATTGAATTCAAAAATAAGAGATCCTTCCCCCACATAGTTGGTTCTAGTTAAATTTCGATCAATTTTATATTGCTCATCAGATTCTGCATCTTTCATTTTTAATTTTCCAAATGCAGCATTTAAACGTAATGAATAGCGTTCATTCAAATTTCGTTTATAAAAACCTCCTACAGCAATTTCTGTGGGTGCAATGTAAGTCTCGTTTCCTATGTCTGCAATAGCATTTGCCCCTCCTAAGAAGATTCCTACTTCATGTCGTTGAGCAAGTAAAAACGTACTGATAGCTATAGTTATGATACAAAAAAATCTCTTCATTTTTTATATTTAATTCTATGATTACAACTACTATAACGTAAAAAAAATAAAATAGTTGCGTTTAGAAAAATATTTTTAACGGATACAAATATAATCAATTATATATCTTATTAAACCATTTAACAAAATTTATAGACAAATAGCCATGTTTATGTATTGCGTTGATCAATCCCCCAGTATAATTTTTCTTTTAATGCTTGTAGATAAGAATGTTTATTAAATTTAACAATTTTAGTTGTAAAAGATGCCTTTTTCACCTCTAATTCTACATTTACAGATAAGGAATCAATACGAGAATCTAATGTTAATAGATAATCATCTTCTCGACTATCAATTTTTAATCGAATAACATCTTTATCTGAAATAATGAAGGGGCGAACAAATAAATTATGAGGTGCTATAGGTGTAATTACAATATTATCAGTTACCGGATCTATGATAGGACCTCCGCAACTTAAAGAATAACCTGTAGAACCTGTTGGAGTAGCAATGATTAACCCATCTGCCCAATAAGAATTTAATTTTTCATTATTGATATACACATCCACTACAATCATAGAAGTTGTTTCTTTTCGGGTAATGGCTAACTCATTTAAAGCAAAATTGTTTTCAGGGTTTTCTTGGTTAATATAATCTACGCGAAGTAGTGATCTTTCATCTACTTCAAAATCTCCATTTAAAAGACGTTGAATACAACTTTTTGTAAAATCTTCTGTATTAAAATAGGCTAAAAAACCAAGTCTTCCCATATTAATTCCTACCAATGGAATATCATAATCTTGAATAAAAGTTTGAGCTCTTAACATTGTTCCATCTCCTCCAAATGCAAAAAACAATTGAGTATCTGATGGGAGATTACGATAATGATTAAATGTATGGAAAGAACTCTTTTCAAATCCTTCTATTTTTTGACAACTTACCAAAGTATTTTCTTCAAAATAAATAGTAGCGTCAAAATCCGAAGCCACTTTTATAATTCGATTAAAGTATTCAATGGTTTCAGAATTTATTTTATGTCCGTAAATCGCTATTTTCATGATTTATATATCTAAATAATTCATAAATTGATTATAACGATCTTGCATAAAGTCATCTTTTTCAGTTGAAGATGATTTAAAAATCAGCAAATAATTAAAGCGTTCAAAAGTTTCAATCACAGAATCCACATTAGCATCACTTATTTTTAGAAGAATTTGAACACGATCTTCCATAAAACGATGAATATTCATACCATAAATCCGTGTATTATTTGACTCTACTATTTTGGATATTTCACTCATTGAATAATCCTTTAAATTAGTTTCAACAATAAGTATAGCTCCAGGCTCAGAAATTGTAGGAGACTTTGACAATTCAGTTAAAACATCTTCAATAATGATATATCCTAAATATTGCTCAGTTTCAGAAACGACAGCAATAAAATTCGCATCATATAACCGAAATAGATTAATTGCCTGAAAAATAGTTTGAGAAGGTGTTAGAGAAAATTTTTCTAATAAAGGAAGTAATTCTTTCAATGTTTTGTTTTCACTCTCTTCAAGGCATTCCTCACTTAACGCACCTTTAAAAATTCCCTTTTCAACTACCGGAACATGACTTAATTTATAATCATGTCCTAAAGTTTTAAAATCTTCCAATGATTCAGTAAAACCTAAAGGCTTAAAATCGTTATTTATTAAATTTTCTATAACCATATTGAATTATTATAAGATTAACGATAGATTTTTTTTCTTTATCTAAACAAAATCTACTTTTTAATCCTTTTCTTAATATCTCTAAATATAAAGCAAAGTTATAAATAGATTATATTTGTATGATTATTTTTTATAAAATATTTAATTTTAAACCAAAAGATAATGACTAAATTAAGTGTTAATATAAATAAAATTGCAACATTACGAAATGCAAGAGGAGGTGATTATCCTAATGTAGTACAGGTTGCAAAAGATTGTGAAAAATTTGGAGCACAAGGAATTACAGTGCATCCAAGACCCGATGAGAGGCATATTCGTTACCAAGACGTAAGAGATTTAAAACCCATTATTACAACTGAATTTAATATAGAAGGAAATCCCATTCCATCTTTTGTAGAATTAGTTTTAGAAAATAAACCTCATCAGGTAACTTTGGTACCTGATGGTCCTGAAGCCATTACTTCTAATGCTGGATGGGATACTAAAACCCATTTAAGTTTTTTGACTGAAGTGATTACTGAATTTAAAAATCATGGGATTAGAACTTCTATTTTTTTAGATCCAACATTAGAATTAGTTGAATACGCTGCAAAATCGGGAGCAGATCGGATAGAATTATATACAGAAGCCTTTGTAAGAGAATACCAAAAAGGGAATTTAGAATCTATAAGACCATATAAAGACACCACTCTTTTAGCTAAAAGTATGGAATTAGGAGTTAATGCAGGACATGATTTATCATTAGATAATATTGAGTTTTTGATTCATGAAATTCCACAAATTGATGAAGTATCTATTGGACATGCTTTAATTGGAGAAGCTTTATACTTAGGGTTAGAAAATACTATAGCAAGCTATCTTAATAAAATTAAACGTGCTAGTTCATAATTAGGTATTGGTTATCTGAATTAAAACGCCTAACTTTAGGTCATCAATCAAAACACATTTTAGAAGAATATGAATTTTAATCTTACCGAAGAGCAAAAAATGATTCGCGACATGGCTCGTGATTTTGCTCAAAAAGAGTTGTTGCCGGGTGTTATAGAGCGTGATGAAAAACAAAAGTTTCCTCATGAACAAATTAAGAAAATGGGGGAATTAGGGTTATTAGGAATGATGGTTGATCCAAAGTACGGAGGAGGTGGAATGGACACTATTTCTTACGTCTTAGCCATGGAAGAAATATCTAAAATAGATGCTTCTGCATCAGTAGTGATGTCAGTAAATAACTCTTTAGTATGTTGGGGATTAGAAAAATATGGAACAGAAGAGCAAAAACAGAAATATTTAACCAAGTTAGCCACAGGGGAAGTTATTGGAGCTTTTTGCTTAAGTGAACCTGAAGCAGGAAGTGATGCTACTTCACAAAAAACAACTGCAATTGATAAAGGTGACTATTATTTAGTAAACGGAGTAAAAAACTGGATTACCAATGGTGGAAATGCAGATGTATACTTGGTTATTGCACAAACTGATCGTGAAAAAGGACACAAAGGAATTAATGCTTTAATTGTTGAAAAAGGAATGGAAGGATTTGAAATAGGACCCAAAGAAAACAAATTAGGTATCCGAGGATCTGACACTCATTCTCTATTATTTAACGATGTGAAAGTTCCAAAAGAAAACCGTATTGGAGAAGATGGCTTTGGATTCAAATTTGCTATGAAAACCCTTTCGGGAGGACGTATCGGAATAGCTGCTCAAGCCTTAGGAATTGCTTCAGGTGCCTACGAATTAGCTTTACAGTATTCAAAAGAACGAAAAGCCTTTGGTACTGAAATTTGCAATCATCAATCTGTAGCATTTAAGCTAGCCGATATGACCACACAAATTGAAGCTGCACGTTTTTTATGTATGAAGGCTGCTTTTGATAAAGATGAAGGGAATAATTATGATGTATCGAGTGCTATGGCAAAATTATATGCAGCAGAAGCAGCAATGGCTATTACAGTAGAAGCAGTACAGATTCATGGAGGATATGGTTTTGTGAAAGAGTATCATGTGGAACGTTTGATGCGTGATGCTAAAATCACCCAAATTTATGAAGGAACTTCTGAAATACAGAAAATTGTGATTTCTAGAAGTGCAATAAAAGGATAATTCTAAAAATAGTATAAAAAAACTTGCTTTAAGATATTGTTTTAAGGCAAGTTTTTTCTTTTCCAAAGATTAAAATCAATCAAAAAATCTTTTCTAACTTTGCCCTACAAATTACAAAAGGATATTCAATGCTTTTACATAGTAAGATTTTAGGAGAAGGACAACCTTTATTAATTATTCATGGTTTATTTGGTTCATCAGATAATTGGGGTACATTAGGAAAAAAGTTTGCTGAACATTTTCAAGTACATTTAATTGATTTACGAAATCATGGGCGAAGTTTTCATTCTGAAGAAATGAATTACGGACTTATGGTAGCTGATTTATTAGAATATACTAAATACCATCAATTAGAAAACACCATTTTACTTGGTCATTCTATGGGAGGAAAAACAGCCATGAAATTAGCTCTAGAACATCCTGAAACTCTAGAAAAAGTACTAATAGCTGATATTGCACCAAAGCATTACCCACCTCATCATCAAAGTATTATTAAAGCAATGTTAAGTGTTGATTTTTCAACAGTATCTTCTCGAAAAGAAGTAGATGCAACTTTATCAAAGTACATTACTGATTTAGGTGTAAAACAATTTATTCTAAAAAATGTTTATTGGACAGAAGATAAAAAATTAGCTTTTAGAATGAACGTTCCTGTTTTATCAAATCATTATGAAGATTTAATGGAATCAGATCTTTCTGGACAGTTTGATAAACCCACCTTATTTTTAAAGGGAGAAAAATCCTTTTATATTCAACCAGAAGATGAAGAATCTATAAAAAATTTATTTCCTAAAGCAAAAATTATAACTATTTCGAATGCAGGACATTGGTTACATGCAGAAAATCCAAATGATTTTTATTCAGAAGTAATGAAGTTTTTGATGTAAATATTTTACACATTTATTATTCAAGTTTTAACAACATATTATTTCCTATATAGTATGCAAATTTCAATATCTACATGTTTTCACAAAAAACACTATATAGTATGCAATTAAAATAAAAAACAAATGAGAACTATTTAATCAACGAATATTTTTCTAATGAATTTCTTAAAAAAAGATGAATGGAATATTTTTATCGTTTAAATTTTTCACTTTTTATCACTACAAAACCTTAACATAACCACCTTTATTTCATAAAAAAAATCATATATAATTAATTTTCATTGACTTAACCCTATTTTAAAATGTAGTAGGAATGTAGGTTTGACTATTTTTTTGCTTTAGCTGAAAATATATTCCTTTGAAATATGAAAAGTAATAAGGAAATGAAAAAGATTTTATTATTGATGATTAGTTTCATAATCACAGAAATGGGTGCTCAGTCACCAGGAGGTATATCTACTGGTATGACTGGATGGTTTAAAAGTGATGGATCAATCTATACAGATGCTGGTTCAACTCTTGCCAATAAAGAAGGAGATAAAGTACAACAATGGAACGATTTATCAAATAATGCTGTTTTTTTAAATAATAATCCTCAACAGCTTAATGATAATAACAAACCTACCTTAACATTAAATGGAATTAATTTCCATCCTGCTGTTAATTTCACTTCTAATAATAATTTTGAAACTCCTACTGCATTTAGAGCGAATGAAATACGTAGTGGACAGAATTCGTCAGGATACGCTGTTTTTATCTCTAATAAAAGTGGAGATGCTGCTATTTTTGATCAAGGAGGAACAGGAACTGATAATTTTATTTTAACATCAGATAGGTTACAGTTTGGAGGAGGATCGGTTAGTTATTCAACCCGAGCAAGGAATCAACCGTATTTAGTTTCAGGAATACGAGATACAAGTTTAACCCAAGCTTTTTTAAATGGATCAGCTAATGGTTCAAGAACCGGATCACAAAATACCAATCCTAACCAAAGATTTGCTCTAGGGCAAAATACAGCAGCTGGTGATGATTTAAATGGAATGATAGCAGAAGTTCTTTTTTATAATGTAACACACACTCAAACTCAAAGAGAAAAAATAGAATCGTATTTAGGACTAAAATACGGAATA from Flavobacteriaceae bacterium UJ101 encodes:
- the uppS gene encoding ditrans,polycis-undecaprenyl-diphosphate synthase ((2E,6E)-farnesyl-diphosphate specific) (Catalyzes the condensation of isopentenyl diphosphate (IPP) with allylic pyrophosphates generating different type of terpenoids; Belongs to the UPP synthase family.; KEGG: cad:Curi_c15670 undecaprenyl diphosphate synthase), with protein sequence MNLLLDKIDFNNIPQHIAIIMDGNGRWAKKRGLLRTSGHKNGIKSVKNAMEACEQIGVKYLTLYAFSSENWNRPKKEVNMLMKLLVSTLRKEVDEFNKNNIRLNIIGNKHDLPLKVQKELQEALELTKDNTKAILTIALSYGSHDEILEAVKKIASDVKDEKLSIQDINKEILEANLYTYNLPPVDLLIRTSGEQRISNFLLWQIAYAELYFTDVLWPDFQRENLYEAVLNYQDRERRYGKTSEQLV
- the ybfF gene encoding esterase (Displays esterase activity toward palmitoyl-CoA, malonyl-CoA and pNP-butyrate; Belongs to the DmpD/TodF/XylF esterase family.; KEGG: sfc:Spiaf_2606 esterase; Acting on ester bonds) — translated: MLLHSKILGEGQPLLIIHGLFGSSDNWGTLGKKFAEHFQVHLIDLRNHGRSFHSEEMNYGLMVADLLEYTKYHQLENTILLGHSMGGKTAMKLALEHPETLEKVLIADIAPKHYPPHHQSIIKAMLSVDFSTVSSRKEVDATLSKYITDLGVKQFILKNVYWTEDKKLAFRMNVPVLSNHYEDLMESDLSGQFDKPTLFLKGEKSFYIQPEDEESIKNLFPKAKIITISNAGHWLHAENPNDFYSEVMKFLM
- the ppnK|NADK gene encoding NAD(+) kinase (Involved in the regulation of the intracellular balance of NAD and NADP, and is a key enzyme in the biosynthesis of NADP. Catalyzes specifically the phosphorylation on 2'-hydroxyl of the adenosine moiety of NAD to yield NADP; Belongs to the NAD kinase family.; KEGG: bcp:BLBCPU_078 NAD+ kinase), encoding MKIAIYGHKINSETIEYFNRIIKVASDFDATIYFEENTLVSCQKIEGFEKSSFHTFNHYRNLPSDTQLFFAFGGDGTMLRAQTFIQDYDIPLVGINMGRLGFLAYFNTEDFTKSCIQRLLNGDFEVDERSLLRVDYINQENPENNFALNELAITRKETTSMIVVDVYINNEKLNSYWADGLIIATPTGSTGYSLSCGGPIIDPVTDNIVITPIAPHNLFVRPFIISDKDVIRLKIDSREDDYLLTLDSRIDSLSVNVELEVKKASFTTKIVKFNKHSYLQALKEKLYWGIDQRNT
- the IVD|ivd gene encoding isovaleryl-CoA dehydrogenase (Belongs to the acyl-CoA dehydrogenase family.; KEGG: xcc:XCC0246 isovaleryl-CoA dehydrogenase); protein product: MNFNLTEEQKMIRDMARDFAQKELLPGVIERDEKQKFPHEQIKKMGELGLLGMMVDPKYGGGGMDTISYVLAMEEISKIDASASVVMSVNNSLVCWGLEKYGTEEQKQKYLTKLATGEVIGAFCLSEPEAGSDATSQKTTAIDKGDYYLVNGVKNWITNGGNADVYLVIAQTDREKGHKGINALIVEKGMEGFEIGPKENKLGIRGSDTHSLLFNDVKVPKENRIGEDGFGFKFAMKTLSGGRIGIAAQALGIASGAYELALQYSKERKAFGTEICNHQSVAFKLADMTTQIEAARFLCMKAAFDKDEGNNYDVSSAMAKLYAAEAAMAITVEAVQIHGGYGFVKEYHVERLMRDAKITQIYEGTSEIQKIVISRSAIKG
- the pdxJ gene encoding pyridoxine 5'-phosphate synthase (Catalyzes the complicated ring closure reaction between the two acyclic compounds 1-deoxy-D-xylulose-5-phosphate (DXP) and 3-amino-2-oxopropyl phosphate (1-amino-acetone-3-phosphate or AAP) to form pyridoxine 5'-phosphate (PNP) and inorganic phosphate; Belongs to the PNP synthase family.; KEGG: xal:XALc_0013 pyridoxine 5-phosphate synthase); the encoded protein is MTKLSVNINKIATLRNARGGDYPNVVQVAKDCEKFGAQGITVHPRPDERHIRYQDVRDLKPIITTEFNIEGNPIPSFVELVLENKPHQVTLVPDGPEAITSNAGWDTKTHLSFLTEVITEFKNHGIRTSIFLDPTLELVEYAAKSGADRIELYTEAFVREYQKGNLESIRPYKDTTLLAKSMELGVNAGHDLSLDNIEFLIHEIPQIDEVSIGHALIGEALYLGLENTIASYLNKIKRASS